In Acanthopagrus latus isolate v.2019 chromosome 17, fAcaLat1.1, whole genome shotgun sequence, the following are encoded in one genomic region:
- the rasip1 gene encoding ras-interacting protein 1 produces the protein MEGSGSPRFRKLHFPVGLWINSPRKHFAKLGGRWPSAISVKSTTSSDAASLHEAPSAPSSSLSNSTPSLASPTPSPSPSPAFLRPRPAGPQSRTKRLSHLFLRGRSNSDRDRAVGEREREVWAHSAAPSSHHYLPPASSSAPGLIKIYGDALSSGANYRSLLANIHSTARQLIAQVITRYTEREREETDDAVLQKHSPEDFLLCDVIGKPIQQPDGAIKWETECRRSVAPWECPLLLVDMWRPKDGFERRFEIQRREDYEREEREREKEREREGENYQGVRWRRSRMSSGGGPEESERGHRGRNTELRRSISDMNLSLRRRQGNHVSKDSRGSGSRPNNNGGVQDRKNIVSMINPQPGEIRTSKAEAKVGWTNQPAEDEKDYSSCDLEVMSQSLILPPTDRPYFLLLQGYDQSKDFVLYIMVGHAHVFGRKPTMREREKDRERERKGKRPLKVETFLSAPDLLARHLLVRRDSAVTGTPTGQALMRPFRGGEVTHNGVAIYRETVLKPGDVIGLGSHFLFLYRDPRVSPAPPLALTLPWQADASTTCCPSGLVDRQEALRQYLGSTEAVLKFHPRHADSLLQEIISKNSSPDSGGGPLAPAYLLSIMIDHASKHLDPALTPQILLKSANLIKEIVWDNIKEFGDKHPTQNSTEQEGEISAPNVLKLSSDLRPLMFWMSNATELLNFFQVKVETMEREWEFEAPGDPVLTADMDTCSEALAQLDDVIMHTFQQCVYHLTKTLYSLLPALLDTNPFSSEEKEKDGARGTEGEEKREGEGEVDDVSALPPKVAGLVEVYRCSLMLSREACLSPPLTSQTFGYLFFFTNTSLLNTLLERDGLFSWSRAVQIRTNLDLVLDWLQGAGLGDIASEFMKKLSITVNFLCIPKTRLIQSSWTSLQEEHVLLSPSQLHHLLTHYKLGPTRAPPASWAPPAGTELSGDIFESFLDHPPLILPNETPRLDLSQPIPSPELQKEVTRLRTFLWGLDQDELPANQRTRL, from the exons CTCGCTGGCTTCCCCTACCCCGTCCCCGTCTCCCTCCCCGGCCTTTCTCAGGCCGCGGCCTGCTGGGCCTCAGTCCCGCACGAAGCGCCTTTCCCATCTTTTCCTGCGAGGGCGCTCGAACAGCGACCGGGACCGGGCggtgggggagagggagagagaggtctGGGCTCACTCGGCTGCCCCGTCCTCTCACCACTACTTGCCccctgcctcttcctctgcccCGGGCCTGATCAAGATCTATGGGGATGCCCTCTCCAGTGGGGCCAACTATCGCTCCCTGCTGGCCAACATCCACTCTACAGCCAGGCAGCTCATCGCCCAGGTCATCACCCGgtacactgagagagagagggaggagacagaTGACGCAG TTCTCCAGAAACACAGCCCAGAGGACTTCctgttgtgtgatgtcatcgGAAAGCCCATCCAGCAGCCAGATGGAGCTATCAAGTGGGAGACAGAGTGCCGGAGAAGCGTTGCCCCGTGGGAATGTCCCTTGTTGTTGGTGGACATGTGGCGACCCAAGGACGGATTTGAGCGGCGCTTTGAAATCCAAAGAAGGGAAGACtatgagagagaagagagggagagggagaaggagcgggagagggaaggagagaatTATCAAG GTGTGCGCTGGCGGCGGAGCAGGATGTCGTCAGGGGGCGGGCCGGAGGAGAGCGAGCGTGGTCACCGTGGGAGGAACACCGAGCTCAGGAGGAGCATCAGTGACATGAACCTGAGTCTGCGGCGCCGCCAGGGCAACCACGTCAGCAAGGACTCTCGTGGATCTGGCAGCAGGCCTAACAACAACGGAGGGGTGCAGGACAGGAAGAACATCGTGAGCATGATCAACCCACAGCCAGGAGAG ATTAGAACTTCAAAAGCCGAAGCAAAGGTTGGCTGGACGAACCAGCCGGCGGAGGACGAGAAGGATTACTCAAGCTGTGACCtggaagtgatgtcacagagtttGATCCTTCCACCCACAGACCGGCCCTACTTTCTGTTGCTGCAGGGTTACGATCAGAGCAAG gattttgttttgtacatCATGGTGGGACATGCGCATGTGTTTGGACGAAAGCCCAcgatgagggagagggagaaggatagagagagggagaggaaggggaagaggCCACTGAAGGTGGAGAcgttcctctctgctcctgacCTCTTGGCCAGACACTTACTGGTCAGGAGAGACTCAGCTGTTACCGGGACGCCCACTGGACAGG CTCTGATGCGGCCCTTCAGAGGAGGTGAGGTCACACACAACGGAGTGGCCATTTACAGGGAGACAGTCCTAAAGCCTGGGGATGTGATCGGTCTGGGGAGCCACTTCCTTTTCCTGTATCGTGACCCCCGTGTGAGTCCAGCTCCTCCGCTGGCATTGACCCTGCCATGGCAGGCGGATGCCTCCACCACCTGTTGCCCCTCAGGGTTGGTGGATAGACAGGAAGCGCTGAGGCAGTACCTGGGATCTACGGAGGCAGTCCTGAAGTTCCACCCACGTCACGCTGATTCCCTGTTACAG GAGATAATCTCCAAAAATTCCTCTCCAGACTCTGGGGGTGGGCCGTTAGCTCCTGCTTATCTTCTGTCAATCATGATAGATCATGCCTCCAAACACCTTGACCCCGCTCTCACTCCGCAGATTTTACTCAAGTCGGCCAATCTAATAAAAGAAATTGTCTGG GATAACATTAAGGAATTTGGGGATAAGCATCCCACGCAAAA TTCCACAGAGCAGGAAGGTGAGATAAGCGCGCCGAATGTGCTGAAACTGTCGTCCGACCTTCGGCCCCTGATGTTTTGGATGTCAAACGCCACGGAGCTCCTTAACTTCTTTCAGGTCAAAGTTGAAACCatggagagagagtgggagtTCGAAG CCCCGGGTGACCCAGTTCTGACAGCTGACATGGACACCTGCTCAGAGGCTCTGGCACAGCTGGATGATGTCATTATGCACACCTTCCAACAGTGTGTGTATCACCTCACCAAG ACCCTGTATTCACTCCTTCCGGCTCTCCTGGACACCAACCCGTTCTCCagcgaggagaaggagaaagatgGAGCTCGGGGCacggagggagaagagaaaagggaaggggagggagaggtggatGACGTGTCCGCCCTACCACCCAAAGTCGCCGGGCTGGTGGAGGTGTACCGCTGCTCCCTGATGCTCTCGCGGGAGGCATGTCTGTCCCCGCCGCTCACCTCCCAAACCTTCGGctacctcttcttcttcaccaaCACCTCCCTGCTCAATACTCTGCTCGAGCGAG ACGGACTTTTTTCATGGTCCAGAGCGGTCCAGATCCGTACAAACTTGGACCTGGTTCTGGACTGGCTACAGGGGGCGGGATTAGGAGACATCGCCTCGGAGTTTATGAAGAAACTGTCAATCACGGTCAACTTCCTGTGTATTCCCAAGACTCGACTTATCCAG TCATCCTGGACCAGTCTACAGGAGGAACATGTCTTGTTAAGCCCTTCCCAACTGCACCACCTGCTCACCCATTACAAGCTGGGTCCAACCAGAGCCCCACCAGCATCCTGGGCCCCTCCAGCAGGCACAGAGCTGAGCGGAG ACATCTTTGAGAGCTTCCTGGACCACCCTCCTTTAATCCTGCCAAACGAGACTCCACGCCTTGACCTCTCCCAACCAATCCCGAGCCCTGAGCTCCAAAAGGAAGTTACACGTCTCCGCACCTTCTTGTGGGGACTCGACCAGGATGAGCTCCCTGCCAATCAGAGGACTCGGCTTTGA